The following coding sequences are from one Methanococcoides orientis window:
- a CDS encoding DUF128 domain-containing protein produces MTDPQIERKLIEIMRVISESDKPIGARNIADELQNRGYNLGERAVRYHLRILDERGFTEKHGYNGRTITVSGRKELDDALIGDRLDFVITRIEELIYKTDYDPFSKKGNVIVNLSTVDKDDFDNAIDVMKYASSGDISISPNIKVFEEDSDPRIYVPPGCVNIATVCSITFDGLLLKSGIPIKPAYGGIIEMEHNDPIQFLDMISYSGTSIDPVKIFMMRHETSVLDVLDTGNGRILANMRNIPSSAVEKTKEVLKYLEDSGIGGVLSIGDSSDAMVGAPVDEGMAGILVAVGVNLVAAVEEAGIPVDTSPVSMVLDYSEMSKL; encoded by the coding sequence ATGACCGATCCCCAGATAGAACGTAAGCTCATTGAAATAATGCGTGTTATCAGCGAAAGCGATAAGCCCATAGGTGCGAGGAATATTGCAGATGAGTTGCAGAATCGCGGTTACAATCTGGGGGAGCGTGCTGTTCGTTATCACCTCAGGATCCTTGATGAGAGGGGATTTACTGAAAAACACGGCTACAACGGTCGTACCATTACTGTTTCCGGCAGGAAGGAACTGGACGATGCTCTGATCGGGGACAGACTTGACTTTGTTATTACGAGGATCGAGGAACTTATCTATAAGACCGACTACGACCCGTTCTCAAAGAAAGGCAATGTCATTGTGAACCTTTCCACTGTGGACAAGGATGATTTTGATAATGCCATAGATGTTATGAAATACGCATCATCAGGGGACATCAGCATAAGTCCTAACATAAAGGTATTCGAAGAGGACTCGGATCCACGTATATATGTGCCTCCTGGCTGTGTTAATATAGCAACTGTTTGCAGTATCACATTCGATGGTCTTCTTCTCAAAAGCGGTATTCCTATCAAACCTGCTTATGGCGGCATCATAGAGATGGAACACAATGATCCGATACAGTTCCTTGATATGATATCATATTCGGGAACCTCGATAGACCCTGTCAAGATATTCATGATGCGCCATGAGACATCGGTTCTGGATGTCCTGGACACAGGCAATGGCCGTATCCTTGCCAACATGCGAAACATACCCTCTTCAGCAGTTGAAAAGACAAAAGAAGTGCTGAAATATCTGGAAGATTCAGGGATTGGCGGGGTATTGAGTATTGGTGACTCTTCAGATGCTATGGTCGGCGCTCCTGTAGATGAAGGAATGGCCGGCATTCTGGTGGCCGTAGGTGTGAATCTTGTAGCTGCAGTCGAGGAAGCAGGTATTCCGGTTGACACATCTCCTGTTTCGATGGTGCTTGATTATAGTGAAATGTCGAAACTTTGA
- a CDS encoding ABC1 kinase family protein: MASNIVRRYSMVKRYGIIIDTLIKYGFGYFVDQMGIRSLGSFRSRFKDRLGKGNQPRTGPARARMVLEELGPTYVKFGQLMSMRQDLIPKEYAEEFVKLQNDVPPFECSEVERVIEEELGDKVDNLFLSFDKEPIAAASIGQVHRAKLHGGADVVVKVQRPGIRKVIDSDLDILYSIAGFAEEHVEEAKLYSPVEVVDELQRSIYAEMDYTQEARNIERFQSNLKDDPNIIIPGVYWQYSSRRVLTLDYIDGIKSDNFEKIDELGLDRNKLAEYGTEAFMKQIFEDGFFHADMHSGNVLILEDGRIALLDFGMVGHISKEIRNLLIDALIAITRGDVNQYLEVLKDFGMVPAEIDVHAFKIDYEHILNKYYGRSLKQLDTPLMIAEMMTLLRKFKIRIPPNIALLFKGVMTVSGFALQMVPDFNVNVVAEPYARGIMHNRLKPRNIADTFYTDMWYTARMLHKAPLQISHILGVAEKGYLNLKFEHHGMDRIVAEINAASNRLAFSLIISSIILGSSLIIQTGMQPYIGDVPLFGVAGFVIAAFMGIWLMLYILKTGKI; this comes from the coding sequence ATGGCTTCCAATATTGTACGCAGGTATTCCATGGTGAAACGCTATGGGATAATCATTGATACGCTCATCAAGTATGGCTTCGGGTATTTTGTGGACCAGATGGGTATAAGGTCCCTTGGGTCCTTCAGGTCCAGATTCAAGGATCGCTTAGGCAAAGGGAACCAACCCAGAACTGGTCCTGCAAGGGCACGTATGGTACTTGAAGAGCTTGGTCCCACCTACGTTAAGTTTGGCCAGCTTATGAGCATGCGTCAGGACCTTATCCCAAAAGAGTATGCAGAAGAGTTTGTCAAACTCCAGAACGATGTGCCGCCATTCGAGTGCTCGGAAGTTGAAAGGGTCATTGAAGAAGAATTGGGTGATAAGGTAGACAACCTTTTCCTGTCATTTGACAAAGAACCTATTGCTGCGGCATCTATTGGACAGGTACACCGTGCAAAGCTTCACGGCGGGGCGGATGTTGTTGTAAAGGTCCAGAGGCCCGGTATAAGGAAGGTTATTGATTCAGATCTCGATATTCTTTATAGTATAGCCGGGTTTGCGGAAGAGCATGTGGAGGAAGCAAAGCTTTACAGTCCTGTGGAAGTAGTGGACGAACTTCAAAGGTCCATATACGCGGAGATGGATTATACTCAGGAGGCTCGTAATATCGAGCGTTTCCAGAGCAATCTCAAGGATGATCCGAACATAATCATACCGGGCGTTTATTGGCAATACAGCAGTCGTAGAGTCCTGACCCTTGATTATATCGATGGTATCAAGAGTGATAATTTTGAAAAGATCGATGAGCTTGGACTGGACAGGAACAAGCTCGCAGAATATGGTACAGAGGCCTTCATGAAGCAGATATTCGAGGATGGTTTCTTTCATGCGGATATGCATTCCGGGAATGTCCTGATCCTGGAAGATGGCAGGATAGCCCTCCTTGATTTCGGTATGGTCGGGCATATATCCAAAGAGATAAGGAACCTGTTGATCGATGCACTGATCGCTATTACCAGAGGTGACGTAAACCAGTACCTTGAAGTATTGAAAGACTTCGGAATGGTGCCTGCAGAAATTGATGTGCATGCTTTTAAGATCGATTACGAACACATTTTGAACAAATATTATGGCAGGTCATTAAAGCAGCTTGATACTCCGCTAATGATAGCAGAAATGATGACACTGCTAAGGAAGTTCAAGATAAGGATACCTCCAAATATCGCATTGCTCTTTAAGGGTGTAATGACCGTAAGTGGTTTCGCTCTTCAGATGGTGCCGGATTTCAATGTGAACGTAGTTGCTGAGCCTTATGCCAGAGGGATCATGCATAACCGCCTCAAGCCTCGCAATATTGCAGATACTTTTTACACAGACATGTGGTATACGGCACGAATGCTGCATAAGGCACCGTTGCAGATCTCGCATATACTGGGAGTGGCAGAGAAAGGTTATCTGAACTTAAAGTTCGAACATCATGGGATGGACCGTATTGTTGCTGAGATCAATGCGGCGAGCAACCGGTTAGCATTCAGTTTAATTATCTCTTCTATCATTTTAGGTTCTTCTCTCATCATCCAGACTGGGATGCAGCCTTATATTGGCGATGTTCCTCTTTTTGGAGTTGCGGGATTCGTCATAGCTGCATTCATGGGAATATGGCTTATGCTTTATATACTAAAAACAGGAAAGATATAA
- a CDS encoding phasin family protein — protein MIDTMKKLGLFGLGMYAITEEKIDEYVKELVENGDFNKEEGKKFVEDMIEKRKQQQEDLEDKISSKVQEVFGKSDLATKEEIESLQKKIEDLEELLKEKNKEE, from the coding sequence ATGATAGACACTATGAAGAAGTTAGGACTTTTTGGCCTGGGCATGTATGCTATTACAGAAGAGAAGATCGATGAGTATGTGAAAGAACTTGTTGAGAATGGTGATTTCAACAAGGAAGAAGGCAAGAAGTTTGTAGAGGACATGATCGAAAAGCGAAAGCAACAGCAGGAAGATCTGGAAGACAAAATCTCTTCAAAGGTCCAGGAAGTCTTTGGCAAGTCTGATCTTGCTACCAAGGAAGAAATAGAATCCCTTCAAAAGAAGATCGAAGATCTGGAAGAGCTGCTAAAGGAAAAGAACAAAGAAGAATGA
- a CDS encoding ATP-binding cassette domain-containing protein, translating into MLRVSDIVKDYETGSGNLRVLDGVSFEVADGEILGITGKSGSGKTTLLKILRGVEPFNGGSIELDGSLITSDSGIDGSKLLGRGTAIHLQRNFGLWNGPAIENIIRRLNSHYTGYEALPEPDAPSYDELYERSMAYMRLVGLEKKALHSSNLLSGGEKQRLIVARQLAAQPRLLLLDEPVTMTGPDTKQEVMDVILKLKDRLNIPIIVVSHLPEVHTYLADRVIYIEDAKVVEDGEPRVVLKNFLKDLNPRVDLTELKEKVPCIRATNISKRLVLMRVGEVLNIKDQSLEINKGEIISFIGSSGAGKTTFLKIMEGLTIPKEGYVTFHHEGEWVDMSNFTKQRLELWRKISIMHQEFSLSPHSTIRQQIGFRLSMKMHGAIEHARKKAEEMDISYEMLDIIYKLPDMGEDERARALNQMRLSMDIFPQLFPSVLSTDVDKYAIPIFEALDLPLDILDKKPDQISGGEHVRAYIALALSTSPEILMLDEPFGDLDPVTLRDVTNSLKRINATFGTTIVLVSHHMDFVKEVAHRAVLFDNGSIIMDGDARDVCQKFIEMSDARYLEHTLEEIAESVN; encoded by the coding sequence ATGCTCAGGGTTTCCGATATTGTAAAAGATTATGAGACAGGTTCAGGCAATTTGCGTGTTCTGGATGGTGTCAGTTTTGAAGTAGCCGATGGCGAGATCCTCGGTATCACGGGTAAAAGCGGTAGTGGAAAAACTACCCTTCTCAAGATATTAAGGGGAGTTGAACCTTTCAATGGCGGTAGTATCGAGCTGGACGGTTCACTGATCACCAGTGATTCCGGCATTGATGGCTCAAAACTTCTTGGCAGGGGCACTGCTATTCATCTTCAGCGTAATTTCGGTCTGTGGAACGGTCCGGCGATCGAGAACATTATACGCAGGCTGAACAGTCATTATACCGGGTATGAAGCTCTTCCTGAGCCGGATGCTCCTAGTTATGATGAACTTTACGAGAGATCCATGGCATATATGCGTCTTGTGGGTCTTGAAAAAAAAGCGCTTCATTCATCTAACCTGCTGAGCGGTGGTGAAAAGCAGCGTTTGATCGTTGCCCGCCAGCTTGCAGCCCAGCCACGTCTTTTACTTCTTGATGAGCCTGTTACAATGACAGGTCCTGATACCAAGCAGGAGGTCATGGATGTCATCCTGAAGCTTAAGGACCGGCTAAACATACCTATCATCGTAGTATCCCATCTTCCTGAGGTTCATACATACCTTGCAGATCGTGTCATCTATATCGAGGATGCCAAGGTAGTTGAAGATGGTGAACCCAGAGTGGTTCTGAAGAATTTCCTCAAAGACCTGAATCCAAGGGTGGACCTGACCGAACTAAAGGAAAAGGTCCCTTGTATAAGGGCGACCAATATCTCAAAAAGGCTGGTACTGATGCGTGTAGGTGAGGTCCTTAACATCAAAGACCAATCCCTTGAGATCAACAAAGGAGAGATCATAAGTTTCATCGGTTCATCAGGCGCAGGTAAGACCACATTTTTGAAGATAATGGAAGGCCTGACTATTCCAAAAGAAGGTTATGTTACCTTCCATCATGAAGGCGAATGGGTTGACATGTCCAATTTTACCAAACAGCGTCTGGAACTGTGGAGAAAGATCAGTATAATGCATCAGGAGTTCTCCCTTTCACCTCACTCGACCATACGTCAGCAGATAGGTTTCAGGTTAAGCATGAAGATGCATGGCGCAATTGAACATGCAAGAAAGAAAGCAGAGGAAATGGATATCTCCTACGAGATGCTGGATATCATTTACAAGCTTCCGGATATGGGCGAGGATGAGAGGGCACGGGCACTTAACCAGATGCGTCTTTCAATGGATATCTTTCCGCAGCTATTCCCATCTGTGTTGAGCACAGATGTGGACAAATACGCAATACCTATTTTTGAGGCACTGGATCTTCCATTGGATATTCTTGACAAGAAACCCGACCAGATAAGCGGTGGCGAACATGTAAGGGCTTACATAGCACTTGCACTCTCAACATCCCCTGAGATCCTCATGCTGGATGAACCGTTTGGTGATCTTGATCCTGTAACATTAAGGGATGTGACAAATTCCCTGAAGAGGATCAATGCAACTTTCGGCACAACTATAGTGCTTGTGAGCCATCACATGGACTTCGTCAAGGAAGTGGCACACAGGGCTGTTCTTTTCGATAATGGTTCCATTATAATGGATGGCGATGCACGGGATGTCTGCCAGAAATTCATCGAGATGAGTGATGCAAGATACCTTGAGCATACTCTCGAAGAGATCGCAGAATCAGTGAACTGA
- a CDS encoding geranylgeranylglyceryl/heptaprenylglyceryl phosphate synthase — MKVEEYLNGIAEREGTVHLTLIDPASQPPEVAADIAKAAVDGGTDAIMIGGSTGAGGLALDQTLLKIKEQIDVPTILFPGNAGGLSIYADAVLFMSLLNSRDINYVTTNQAMGAPLVYKYGIEPISMAYIITEPGGTVGWVGDAKLIPRNKPELAVAYSLAGKYMGMHYTYLEAGSGADQPVTPATIGAVKHVLGDNKLIVGGGIRDGKTAKICADAGADMIVTGTIVEETDDVRNKIEELVSAIKK; from the coding sequence ATGAAAGTGGAAGAGTACCTCAACGGAATCGCAGAACGCGAAGGTACAGTTCACTTAACCCTTATCGATCCGGCATCCCAGCCCCCCGAAGTTGCTGCAGATATTGCAAAAGCTGCAGTGGATGGGGGTACAGATGCTATCATGATCGGTGGTTCCACTGGAGCCGGAGGTTTGGCATTAGATCAGACCTTGTTAAAGATAAAGGAACAGATCGATGTTCCTACTATTCTTTTCCCGGGAAATGCTGGCGGCTTAAGCATTTATGCCGATGCCGTCCTTTTTATGAGCCTGCTGAATTCACGTGACATCAATTATGTCACAACGAATCAGGCAATGGGGGCTCCACTTGTTTACAAGTACGGGATTGAACCTATTTCCATGGCATATATCATAACTGAGCCCGGAGGTACTGTTGGATGGGTAGGCGATGCAAAACTTATCCCACGCAACAAACCGGAGCTAGCAGTGGCATATTCCCTTGCGGGAAAATACATGGGAATGCATTACACTTATCTTGAAGCCGGTTCAGGTGCAGACCAGCCGGTGACTCCCGCTACGATCGGTGCGGTAAAACACGTTCTCGGAGACAATAAGCTAATTGTCGGTGGTGGTATCCGCGATGGCAAGACTGCAAAGATCTGTGCCGATGCCGGTGCTGATATGATCGTGACAGGTACGATCGTTGAAGAGACTGATGATGTCAGGAATAAGATAGAAGAACTTGTATCAGCTATCAAGAAATAA
- a CDS encoding 50S ribosomal protein L40e — protein sequence MARFPEAEERILNKKICMKCSARNAIRATRCRKCGYSNLRVKSKEARNS from the coding sequence ATGGCAAGATTCCCAGAAGCAGAGGAAAGGATCCTTAATAAAAAGATCTGTATGAAGTGCAGTGCACGAAATGCTATAAGAGCAACAAGGTGCAGAAAATGCGGTTACAGTAACCTGCGTGTAAAATCCAAGGAAGCTAGGAATAGCTGA
- the gatB gene encoding Asp-tRNA(Asn)/Glu-tRNA(Gln) amidotransferase subunit GatB, with the protein MVYENPDGVRIGLEVHVQLNKLNTKLFCGCSTDYHDSEPNTHVCPVCLGLPGALPVINEKAVEYAMKIGLALGCDIVEQTQFHRKNYYYPDLPKGFQTTQYDFPIAGDGKVVIEGEDGEHVVRITRAHMEEDPGRLMHMGTIEKSKGTLINYNRSGMTLIEIVSEPDMRSPKEARRYLDKLRSILDYLDVFNGDLEGAMRVDANVSVFMGERVEVKNISSFKGAERALLYEIMRQKNLIRRGGEITLETRHFDEARGVTLSMRTKETENDYRYFPEPDLMPMRVADRVPAVAATLPELPDTKRERFISQYGITEMHAKALTSDIRVADFFEVVASKVDPHAAGTWVSDVLRGELNYRDLPITSFTTEDIIEIIGLVVEEKITEKSAVDVIRTILDVGGSPMDVVKEKGLLKVEGDIVTQAVSETIAENGEAVQDYLGGTEKSLNFLVGQVMKKTKGRADARQARELLIAALKD; encoded by the coding sequence ATGGTATATGAAAATCCGGATGGTGTAAGGATCGGACTTGAGGTCCACGTTCAGTTGAACAAGCTCAACACAAAGCTTTTCTGTGGATGTTCCACGGATTACCATGATTCTGAACCGAACACTCACGTGTGTCCTGTGTGTCTGGGGTTGCCCGGCGCATTGCCAGTTATCAATGAAAAGGCTGTGGAGTATGCAATGAAGATCGGACTTGCACTTGGCTGTGACATTGTTGAACAGACCCAGTTCCACAGGAAGAATTACTATTATCCTGATCTTCCAAAAGGGTTCCAGACCACACAGTACGATTTTCCAATAGCTGGTGACGGAAAGGTCGTTATTGAGGGCGAGGACGGGGAGCATGTGGTGAGGATCACCCGTGCGCACATGGAAGAGGACCCTGGTCGTCTGATGCACATGGGAACCATTGAGAAATCAAAGGGCACACTTATCAATTACAACCGTTCAGGCATGACACTTATCGAAATTGTCAGTGAACCGGATATGAGAAGTCCAAAGGAAGCAAGGAGATATTTGGACAAGCTCAGGAGCATTCTTGATTACCTTGATGTTTTTAATGGTGATCTTGAGGGCGCTATGAGGGTGGATGCTAATGTTTCTGTCTTTATGGGGGAGCGCGTTGAGGTCAAGAATATTTCCTCTTTTAAGGGAGCTGAGCGAGCTCTGCTCTATGAAATAATGAGGCAGAAAAATCTGATCCGCCGTGGTGGAGAGATCACTCTGGAAACCCGGCATTTTGACGAGGCAAGGGGAGTTACTCTTTCTATGCGTACAAAGGAAACTGAGAATGACTATCGTTATTTCCCGGAACCTGATCTTATGCCAATGAGGGTTGCAGACCGAGTGCCTGCTGTTGCAGCAACGTTGCCGGAACTGCCTGATACGAAACGTGAGCGCTTTATCTCACAATACGGCATTACGGAGATGCACGCAAAGGCACTTACCTCGGATATCCGCGTGGCGGACTTCTTCGAGGTCGTTGCTTCCAAGGTCGATCCTCATGCAGCAGGTACATGGGTTTCCGATGTGCTCAGGGGTGAGTTGAACTACAGGGATCTGCCTATCACTTCCTTCACCACCGAGGATATCATTGAGATCATCGGTCTTGTAGTGGAGGAAAAGATCACTGAAAAGAGTGCAGTGGATGTTATCAGAACTATCCTTGATGTCGGTGGAAGTCCTATGGATGTCGTAAAGGAGAAAGGCCTCCTGAAGGTCGAAGGGGATATTGTGACACAGGCAGTCTCCGAGACCATCGCGGAGAACGGGGAAGCTGTTCAGGACTACCTTGGAGGAACTGAGAAATCCCTCAATTTCCTTGTGGGTCAGGTCATGAAGAAAACAAAGGGCCGTGCAGATGCACGTCAGGCCCGTGAGCTGCTTATTGCTGCTCTTAAGGACTAA
- the gatA gene encoding Asp-tRNA(Asn)/Glu-tRNA(Gln) amidotransferase subunit GatA: MAEWLSISDVKRKISESSAEEVTAAYLETIGKSRINGYTCTYDGALEMAKMADKGEGEGLLAGVPIAIKDNISTKGLATTCSSKILEGYVPPYDAHVIERLKAEGAVILGKTNMDEFAMGTSTESSCYGVTMNPWDLERVPGGSSGGSAAVVAAGEAPISLGSDTGGSVRCPAAFCGVVGLKPTYGAVSRYGLISYANSLEQIGPMATSVEDIATVMDVIGGYDPRDSTSINREIGYRDALVDDVKGLKIGVPDEYFGEGVDSGVEKSVWDAISKYEEMGATWEKVSMPNTKYALAAYYTIAMSEASSNLARFDGTRYGPRNDGENWHVMASRTRAEFFGKEVQRRILLGTYALSAGYQDKYYLKALKVRTLVKQDFDKALSNVDVLMGPTMPMPAFKIGEKIEDPLSQYLADVNTVPMNLAGVPCISVPCGSSDGLPVGLQIIGNHFDEATLIRAAYSFEKNTDHNKARPAEVV; the protein is encoded by the coding sequence ATGGCTGAATGGTTGAGCATATCAGATGTTAAAAGGAAGATCTCCGAGAGTTCTGCAGAAGAGGTTACAGCTGCATATCTTGAAACGATCGGAAAGAGCAGGATCAATGGTTACACGTGTACCTATGACGGTGCACTTGAGATGGCAAAAATGGCCGATAAGGGCGAGGGTGAAGGACTGCTTGCCGGTGTACCTATTGCTATCAAGGATAACATTTCTACAAAGGGACTTGCAACGACATGCAGCTCAAAGATACTGGAAGGCTATGTGCCACCTTATGATGCACATGTCATTGAGCGGTTGAAGGCAGAAGGTGCTGTCATACTCGGTAAGACGAACATGGATGAGTTCGCAATGGGGACATCCACTGAATCAAGCTGCTACGGTGTTACAATGAACCCATGGGACCTCGAGAGAGTGCCTGGTGGTTCATCCGGTGGCAGTGCTGCTGTTGTGGCAGCAGGCGAGGCTCCGATCTCACTTGGTTCCGATACAGGCGGTTCAGTTCGCTGTCCTGCCGCATTCTGCGGTGTTGTGGGACTCAAGCCAACATACGGCGCTGTCTCGCGTTACGGTCTTATTTCCTATGCTAACTCCCTTGAGCAGATCGGCCCAATGGCAACATCTGTTGAGGATATTGCTACTGTCATGGATGTAATAGGCGGATACGATCCGCGTGACAGTACTTCCATTAATCGGGAGATCGGCTATCGTGATGCACTTGTTGACGATGTCAAGGGTCTGAAGATCGGTGTTCCTGATGAGTACTTCGGGGAAGGTGTTGACAGCGGAGTTGAGAAATCCGTCTGGGACGCTATCAGCAAGTACGAGGAAATGGGTGCAACATGGGAGAAGGTTTCCATGCCCAACACAAAATACGCTCTTGCAGCTTACTATACAATTGCCATGAGCGAAGCATCATCCAACCTTGCGAGGTTTGATGGTACACGCTATGGTCCAAGGAACGATGGTGAAAACTGGCATGTGATGGCATCAAGAACACGTGCCGAATTCTTCGGAAAAGAAGTTCAGCGCAGGATCCTGCTTGGAACATACGCTCTCTCTGCCGGATACCAGGACAAGTACTATCTCAAGGCACTGAAAGTGCGCACCCTTGTCAAGCAGGACTTTGATAAAGCATTATCCAATGTGGATGTCCTGATGGGCCCGACAATGCCAATGCCTGCATTTAAGATCGGTGAGAAGATCGAGGACCCATTGTCCCAATACCTGGCCGATGTGAACACTGTCCCAATGAATCTTGCAGGAGTTCCGTGTATCTCGGTTCCATGTGGCTCTTCTGATGGTCTGCCGGTAGGCTTACAGATCATAGGAAATCATTTCGACGAGGCAACCCTTATCCGTGCAGCATATTCGTTCGAGAAAAATACCGATCATAATAAAGCACGTCCTGCAGAGGTGGTCTAA
- the gatC gene encoding Asp-tRNA(Asn)/Glu-tRNA(Gln) amidotransferase subunit GatC has product MITKDEVEHVGWLARIEIDDADAEDYAVKLSSVLDYFGQLDEVDTEGVEPTYHVADIMNVFREDVVTPSLDQKDVLENTAAEKDGYIKAPRII; this is encoded by the coding sequence ATGATCACTAAAGACGAGGTAGAACACGTAGGGTGGCTTGCTCGCATCGAGATCGATGATGCGGACGCCGAGGACTACGCTGTGAAGTTAAGTTCTGTATTGGATTATTTCGGTCAGCTGGATGAGGTGGACACTGAAGGTGTCGAGCCTACCTATCATGTGGCAGATATAATGAACGTCTTCAGGGAAGATGTTGTCACACCATCCCTTGACCAGAAGGATGTGCTTGAGAACACTGCAGCCGAGAAAGATGGTTACATCAAGGCACCGAGGATCATTTGA
- a CDS encoding pyridoxamine 5'-phosphate oxidase family protein: protein MVTLTEDMKEAISTIQVFPVATASKEGVPNVVPIGFVSLVDDSTIWIADNFMKKSLSNVMENPKVSIYIWGPKTKGSFQIKGDVELKTSGPEFEKMQEIVHSKMVQAPAKSLLVMKITDVYDCSPGPNAGEKLL from the coding sequence ATGGTAACACTTACAGAAGACATGAAAGAAGCAATCAGTACAATACAGGTATTTCCTGTTGCCACTGCCTCAAAAGAGGGAGTTCCAAACGTTGTTCCGATCGGTTTTGTCTCCTTGGTCGATGACAGTACTATCTGGATCGCAGACAACTTCATGAAAAAATCACTTTCAAATGTCATGGAGAATCCAAAAGTCTCTATATATATCTGGGGTCCAAAGACAAAAGGCTCTTTCCAGATCAAAGGCGATGTCGAATTAAAGACAAGCGGACCGGAGTTTGAGAAGATGCAGGAGATCGTTCATTCCAAAATGGTACAGGCTCCGGCAAAAAGTCTTCTTGTTATGAAGATCACAGATGTCTATGACTGCTCCCCGGGTCCGAATGCAGGAGAAAAGCTGCTTTAA
- a CDS encoding winged helix-turn-helix domain-containing protein yields MSEKKLIAEEITLLHEEIAGLRSELNRFRGEVAGSQTNSLFNEFRNQCAVEMINGSLENAYELIGNEEKECPMQTKCIPHLVHFFEELGDYTRTGQVTEDNIEKMRSNFDKVKKMAPFDHCSNCIGKAQGYFDQQIGMLQTIGVYKNETDMQLQVRDLHEEQVSNLIGDPLSSAVRVRILKSLYNGGRSFTELSKLTELRGGNLLFHLEKLQSKGVIRQRGERGEYQISVQGYETLNAMAELVGKLGVNYSKT; encoded by the coding sequence ATGAGCGAGAAAAAATTGATAGCAGAAGAGATTACCCTGCTCCATGAAGAAATTGCAGGGCTTCGCAGTGAACTAAACCGTTTCAGAGGCGAAGTTGCGGGAAGTCAGACCAATTCACTATTCAATGAGTTCAGGAACCAATGCGCTGTAGAGATGATCAATGGATCTTTGGAAAACGCCTACGAGCTCATCGGGAACGAAGAGAAGGAATGCCCTATGCAGACAAAATGCATTCCACATCTAGTTCATTTTTTTGAAGAGTTGGGTGACTATACCAGAACTGGACAGGTGACTGAGGATAATATCGAAAAGATGCGCAGTAACTTTGATAAAGTGAAGAAGATGGCACCATTCGATCACTGTTCCAACTGTATAGGGAAGGCTCAAGGATACTTCGACCAGCAGATAGGGATGCTGCAGACAATAGGAGTATACAAAAATGAGACCGACATGCAATTGCAGGTGCGGGACCTCCATGAAGAACAGGTATCCAACCTGATCGGTGATCCGTTAAGCAGCGCAGTACGTGTCAGGATCTTAAAGTCATTATACAATGGAGGAAGATCATTCACCGAACTTTCGAAGCTCACCGAACTCCGCGGCGGAAATCTCCTTTTCCATCTGGAAAAACTGCAGAGTAAGGGGGTGATCAGGCAACGCGGTGAACGGGGCGAATACCAGATCAGTGTGCAGGGTTATGAGACACTCAATGCAATGGCTGAACTTGTGGGAAAATTAGGTGTCAACTATAGCAAGACATGA